The Phaseolus vulgaris cultivar G19833 chromosome 5, P. vulgaris v2.0, whole genome shotgun sequence genomic interval aataaatactaaatatacaaattaaaaatcattaaattaattataaatattaaataatataaatctatctaccatataaaaatttaataattctattctaacctaaaaacaaaaataatatacattttaaaaaataaattataaaaaataaactaattaataagatgaaaaaaaaaattaaaataccaCCAACCTTGTGTGTGAAGGCAACGGTGGTAAAGAGTGACGCGAGATCGACAACAACGGCGGCAGCAACGGAGACAACAAAAACCAAACAGAAGCATGACAACGAAACAGTGGTGACCTTCGAGCAATgacaaaaaacaaacaaataagagaaatgaaaaacatacataaaccaatggtgaagaagaagtaGAGAGCTCGAAACGAACTTACCAATGACACGAAGAAGACAATGCAGGTTCGAGGAAGACGAGAAGAAGCACGAGAGCAGAAATAGAAGAGCAGACAAAACGTTagagaagaaaggaaatatGAAAACATAAGTGACGCGCTTCAGTATTAgggtaaaaaatgttttaagaatGCAGCTATTAGGTAAAACCACATTCTTAAATAAAGCACTTTGTTTTAAGAATGCGGTTATTAGGTAAAGTCGTGTTCTTAAATAAAGAGCTTTATTTAAGAATGCAACTATTTGTAATAGCGTATTCTTAAAACAAAGTGCTTTCTTTAAGAACGTGGCTATAACAAATAGCCGCTCTTttaaataaagttaatttaaaaaatatcaccgCATTTTGAATGACAACGTCTGACCGTAAAAACACATTAAATAAATGGtcgttgtttttatattttttactagtGTTTTCTTCTTAGTTGCTTGATTTATTGTTAGAGTGTCATGAAGTTGTCATTAAACTTTTTTCTTATTGTTATTGAAGTGAGACTTATTTCCCTTTAAGTTTAGGACACTTTCTCTTATTTATCCTAACTTTTTTCACTCATAACACATGATTTCTTGATCatctccctttctatttctTTATGAATCTTGAGTCCTTTCGTTTGGAAGATTCGTggactttcttcttcttttccttcgATAGTTGCTTGGATATTCATGACATTAATTTTACAATGCATCTAATTTGCTTTTGTGTAATTTCTCAAACTCTGAAGCTATAACTTTTAGGGACTTTTGTCTTTGtgttattttcttctttatgttTACCTTGAATCAACAATTTTATATGCATTTGTTTTGTCGAATTTGAATACATTTAGGTTTTTTGTTCTAAAGATAAACTTTATGAACTATTAGAATACCTAAAAGTTCATCCTATGTTAGTGTCTTTAAATTGCATGCCAATTTAGTAATTGTAGTTTTGGGTTCCCACACTTTGGTTGGGCATGTTATCCAAGATCTTCAAGTTGATCTGTACTTAAGAGAAGGTGTGCCCATAAACTTTGAATCTTGAGGAAATTTTCGTTCTCCCAAACATGTCATCCAAACATGGTGAAGCTTTTACATTGTGTGGTGAGAGTGACAATTTTTAAGAGTTAGAtatcttcattttctttataattgaTGTGATACGTAAAACTTGACTTTGTTTTTTATTACATGATGTTGTAGTTTTGTTGACATTTAGTCTTAATACAATAATATCATCATTTATACATCTTCCTTTTATCCATTCAGTAGGGATAATTATCTCCTACAAATTGGATGCCTTATAAGTGAGATTCCTTTAATTTTCACgtgaaatattttcttttagacTTGATTAAATGTTGAACCTTGAGTTTGATACCACAATGCTTGTGACAAAAATACATGAAAGGAATtggattatattttaaaatatttttataactttttttgcAAAGGAAGTAAACTATTTTttctagttttaaaaaaatatacaagttGTGTCTACTTGCGAGAAAATAATAACcaacaaaacaaacaatattaaatactaatttataatatttaaaataattttagcaTTACCGGGTATATTGTTTGTGAATTTTCCTTTCAAAATTATCATTGCCTATTTTATTGATTAAGTTGTATGAATTTACCTCTCGGTTCACATGgtaaaaaaattgtaacattTAAGTAAGATATTATGTGTTGAAATTGAAGACCTAAATGGTAAATTTCGCAATATCAAAATTAATGACAAAATGTgaggaaaaaataataataatagtagaCTGTAATTATGTAAaagaaatatgtatttttatataaaagtcaAGCTACACAGAGCACGTGTCATATCcataaataaaatcttatataCATTTATTTCAATATGAAATTATGTTAGTGTTCACTCATTTTACGCCATTACACCatttaaaatttgagaaaacTCTAGTAGAGATATAAAATgctctaaaattaaaaatacaataaattcacAAATATACAAAAGTTTGAAAATGTAGtgataaaatatacaattaaatctaattgattattaaaataatataagttttaattttttttccaaacatATCCCGAAGAGGAATTAAGTTATCCAAAACTATCAATTTAATGACAATCTATTGTTAATGAATTGCAGTTGAAAGTTAATTATTTGAGAACTATTCTATATTAATTGGAGCTTCTAAAATCAAATAATGAAAAGGCAACTATGCTAAATTTTAGAGTACTTACGAAGAAGATTTGAAGGTTTAGACAATAATGTTGATGACATAAAACGACCTTCCATAAATTGATTATTGATTTTAAATCCAAGTATCTTATATCGTagttacatttaaaattataaaataatggagaattttttttataatatgacaTGGTCTGATCATGATtaccaagggggaggggataaGGTGCATGCATGGGGATAAggtgaaaaaattaattttaaactgtCTATGTCTATCACACCACTATTACCAATGTGTTGGTGCATGAGAATCAAACAAGCTAAACCTACTTCAAGAATAAATCAAAACTACTtcattcaataataataaagattatATACCAAAAGTAGCGTGTAAAGTATGTTATTCTGTATTTATAGTTGGATAATCATCACTCAAGTAGTGAGTGACGTAAGGATTTtgtttgaatgaaaaaaaacaaaaaagtctTCAGAGACTCAAACAACACTTTGGTTGACAAAGATTAACAATGTTGACGACAATGGCAGACAATTGGACGGCTAATAAAAATGGCAATGACTTCTGACAATGACCACACCattttacaatataaaaaaCTCAATGACATACCGAGGAAACAATCAgcatcataaaaaataatgatagaCTTAAAATGCTGCAGTAGCAGTCACTGTTTAATCTATTATTGGTGATCACTTATGGTTTAGGTACAGTTTTCCAGTTTTCACTATATTCAATAAACTTTGTGGAAAATTTAATGTGTAAAACATTTATAGGAACTGAAAAACAAGGCAGTGTCTAACTAATGAATGAAGGGACCTTGGCTGAAATAACATTCAAGCTGAAACAAGTAATAGAAAACGATGGGACCTCCTCTAAAACATATGCTCAAAGTACAGAAGGCATGTCTTtcaaaacagtaaaaaaaatagtttagcTAGGAATTGGAAATATGTGTATAAAATCTACACTCTATTGTGACGTGTTAAAGAGGGCCAAACACCAACAGAAGAACTTGGGTATGAAAGCCTTCTACAAGCACAACAAATTTGGCTATAAGTTGGGACGTTATGTGTTGAAAATCTGCCACCTGATCAGTTTTCGTCTTTGGTGATTTGAGATGCCTTGTGAAAATTGATGTCAGTTCCAGAGAGACAAAGTTCACTGAATTGGTATAGAGAACCCGTCTCTGTAGCAAAATGTGTTCGCCTTTGTCCTCCGAAAAGAATTCAACTTCATAACCATTCTGCATAAAACACATTTTTGTCAAAGCCAGGCACAGACTAAGTAATCATTGAATATCTCATTCCATGCACATATCTTATTGACTCCCAATGTCCACAATTAGGCTGCCCTTTTACAtattatggataaaaatattaaatgagaGTTGAATATAACATATTATGAATGTACATTGAGAAGATAATCTACCTACCTAATTCATTTCTTCAAAGTATATATGCACCATGATCAGTATACCAATACAGTAATACAAGAGTCATCATCATCTATTAGTTGTTCCTTAAAAAATATGCTGAACTCAAAGTATTGATGAAGAACAGTAAAAAATAACAAGCAGTTCTAATAATACAACCAGTGAAAAGAGACTTTGGTTCTTCTTCtgaaaccttttttttttactctcaTCACCTCAAACACACAATACAACTTATTAGATTATAGAACTTCTGGAAAACTAATTGCTTAATTCATTTTAACCTCAACATACCaattcaaaatttaatcaaaacagacctaaaatagttttattacAGTGTTCATCTTTAAgatataaaactttattaaagATTTGTTCTTAAGAAACTTTTTGTATGcattcagaagaagaaaaatgagatttcttttttataaattaaaattagtttgcAAGAGTTAAAAATCAGATTATGCAAAACTAGTAAGAAATGACTCTTACAGGTTCACACACACAAACTTTAATTAAGgagaaactaatttaatttttctccTAAACACCTTCTCCAAACATATAACACATCCAAACTCTGGAAATGCCAAGCAAAATTCTAATCCAGGAAACATAATCACAAAAGTAATAATCCAATCATAACAGTCCACGCATATTGTCAATGGTGTTGGTGATGCCTACCACCACAATACGACAACCATCAACATAAAAGGATTGatgaataaatgaataaaaaaaaacaaacaagcaACAACATTAACATACCATCCACTGGAACTGGGCCGACTCCCGTGACCCATGATCCCCGCATCCGGCCCACCCCTTCTCAATCTCTCTTGCCCACCACCCCCAGACTTGGGCCGCCCGTTGGGTCGAAGCGAGCCCGGCCCAGGTGGTGTCTCCTCCCTGGGCACGAACCCGGGCCGGAGGTGCGGCGGCACAAACTTGTTGGTCTTGGGTTGCGGAGAGGGCAAGTCTTTGTTATCGTGGTTGATAACAGGGAGAGACGAGAGCGGGGAAGCGGTACCAGTTCGACCGAGCGGGCGGAGCGAGATCGCGTCTGGTGGCGGTTCCGACCGGTCCTGGGTTTGGTGGATCGGATTAGGTGGTGGTTGATGCTGAGGTTGCGGGGTGGGAGGCGTGACGGGTTTGGGGGCGTGACGCGTCAAGACAAGGATGCGGCCATGGGCTTTGTTGGGGGCGGAGACGGAGGAATAAGAGGCGGCGGAGTATGAGGAGGAGGAAGGGGAAGCGGAATGAGAAGGGTTCCGATTATGAGGGTTGGTGGTTGTGGTTTTCTCGTAGATGTGGTTGAAGTTAATAGAGGCATACTTGTTGTTTTTTGCCATCCACCGCCTTCCACAGAGCACAACAGATCGAAAATGGCTTCCGCGAGATGCAAGAGACGAAAATGAAATGCATGTTCTCGGGATGTCGATTCACCTTTCCTTAAACATTTGGGCTTTCTCTCTTTTCCACTAATCAACCATTTGGCCCAATATAAGCCCAACACCACGTCTGCCCTGCCCGAAATGGTTTTCGGTTTTTGTGACGTTTTATTGTACACCAAACAATCTGTGATTTCACCAAACTTCTTTCAGCTTCTCATGATAATAAACTTTGTTAATTCATTTGCAATTCTTGTCTTGCTTCTCCCAATGATAGATATAATTTCACATTTAGTTCTCTCTTAACTTTCGCTCGTCAAAATTTGTCACTTCAACTATACAATAATTGAATTAAcatatttatcaatttaaaaatacagaaaataaatgaaggtggtaaaaaaataaaggaagaaactgaaaaaaaaaaatcatctttcaAGTTTGATCAATTGACCAAAATGAGAAGTGTAGTGAGTAGGAGAACATAAGTTAGTTAATGGAACTGACATTAGGCAGTGGAGCCGCAATCAGATTCTGgcaatattttttcaaaattcttctTCAAGCTAAGCAAAGTCCATGTTACAAGACCCAAAGATCAGCATATTTAATAGCAAAAGCTGCTAAAAAAATTCCCAACGTGGTCCACAGCCAGCTATACTGTGATATAAAAGTACATTTAGCACCATATTTATATAACCATGATGCTTATGAAGTTTGTAATAGAAGACAAATACTACACAACCGCACAAATTTGCTCATTtcagtaaaatattatttttttattataatctcGTGCAGGTTCTCAAAATATCCAAATTCTTGTATCAATTCTTAATGTAACACTTATCTCAATTCCTAATATCTGTACTCTTATCTCAATTCTTAAtaagaaagaaaacagtacAAAGACCTCCTATTGAGTTTATACCTTTTCATCAACAATAAGAATATACAACATTTGGGACAACATTCACTATTTGAATGAACTGTTGTGGGGTACCTAAATGTGAATTGATGTAGAATATTGACTATGAGATACAAGAAAACAACATTGAGTGATGGACACGGGCGTGTTAAATTAGCTGAAATGACTGCATAACTTGATCAGACTTTTGTATCACTGTATTTCTGATAATGATACTCACTGAATGATCCATAATAATgtcttcaaatttattattaagtGCTTAATGTTGTCCCACATGTTCTGTCTACATATATGCCAGCCTGCCAAACACCATTTTACAACTGTTGCTTGTCCAAACTTCCACCTGTACATCCATCCATACGATGTATATTCTTCAACGGCCATTACGCTCATAATCATTTGATCATCAATTATTTTTACACAATCAACAATTCTGTTGAAATTTAAACCATATACAGGAATTAACTTCTCTTTCCTAGTTTTCTTATAACTTATGTTTTCTACCTTCTTTTCTTCACTGCTACATCCACCAAATGAGTGTATGAATAAACTGCACTCCAAAACAAAGGTGGGTGGAAAAATAAAGTAACAAAAAATAGGACAACACTTGTaggatttagtttttttaaggGTTTATGGTATTAGATATTGAAATTAAGTTTTTACCTTGTACAAACCTTTTGGGACTGTATTAGGTTTGACTTCATCTCTCATTGCAAATTGCAATTCATTTAAGCTACTTTATGCTTGCCCACTTATTCCTAAGATTGCAGCCACgttaaatttcatttattatcgtaaatttttttcattcttcataTATATATTCTTCATTTTCATAACAAATAGACCATTCTTCTCTTCTCTGCTTGTCTCTGTCTCTGCATGTCCctacttaaaaaattaaaatagtgtCTCCCCAGTCTAAATATTTTATCACTTTAcaatgataattttaaaatttatatccataatattttttgaagaattaataatataacaatCTCTACACTAATGATGTAtcaaataaaatactaaaaaatgaCATGAAAAATTCTGTATTCTCACAAGTTGTGGAATCTAAAAAGAAGTAGTGAATTTTGGAAATTGAATAAACAACAGTGCATGTGTGATCCAAGAAATCAGATCTAAGTAGCTTCTGAATTACTGCATTAAGTTTTGTAATTGGAAAGATTAGGTTTGACTTCATCTCTGGCTGAAAGTTTAATCACCGGTTGAATCAGTTTCTTTTTCATTCTTCAACATTGTTTCTCTTTCCTAACCACAAGAGACTATTCTTCACAAGGTGTCCTCTTCATATCCTCCCTTTAACTTTATGTGCATTTTCTGGTTCTCATTTGTCAACTAAGCCATTTCTTATCGCTATTTGCAAGCCACGAGCCAGCTCATGCCAACAAAGTCTCAACAACCAAACACCAACACCAAAACCAAATAAAAACCCCTCCATTCTCCACACACCCCCACAcactttctcttctcttctcacTTTCTATCGCTTCACACTTTTGCTCAACATGGCCTTCACCTCTCTCATTCTCATTCTCTTCTGTTCTTTCTGCTTAATTCTTCAGGCccaggcccaagcccaagctcAAGCCCCTGCGCCTTCCTCCGGAGCCGTGGACCTTGTTGCCATCCTCCAAAAAGGTGGCCAATACACAACCCTTATCCGTCTCTTGAATGACTCTCAACAACTAATCCAAATCCAGAGTCAACTCAAGTCAAACTCCCAAGGGTTCACCCTTTTCGCGCCCACTGACAATGCTTTCCAGAACCTCAAATCTGGGGCTCTCAACCATCTCAGTGATGAGCAGAAAGTGCAGCTCATCCTCTATCATGTCACTCCCAAGTACTACTCTCTCGCTGATCTCTTGACCGTCAGCAACCCTGTCAGAACGCAAGCCTCTGGCAGTGATGGCTCATGGGGGCTCAACTTCACCGGCCAAGGGAACCAGGTCAACGTCTCCTCCGGGGTGGTGGAAACCCAGGTCAACAACGCCCTCAGGCAGCAGTTCCCGCTGGCGGTTTACCAGGTGGACAAGGTGTTGTTGCCAGAGGAGCTCTTCGGAGAGAAGTCCCCCGCGGCTCCGTCTCCGAAATCTCCCAAAAGCAGCCCTGAAACTACCACCGTTGGAAAGGCCGGTGGCGCTCCTTCTCCCTCCGGTGAGGGGCAGAAGGATAATGGTGCGGCTGAGAGGAATATGGGGTTTGGAGTTATCCTTGGAGTTGGGTTGATCTGCATGGGagctctctcttgagaaaacttTAGCTCTGCATGTGTCGTGTTTTTCTCGTCTTTTCTTTCTGaatctctcttttctcttctaTGGGCAAAAGAAACTGTGTTGGGATTGATTGAGTTTCACCCTCATTCTTTGTATTTAATGCTTCTTTCTTTCCTACatatatttaatgtttattttacatttcttctgtttgaaataatattttcttaactAAATTCTAACCATTATAAGTAATAATTATGGTATAGGTTAAATAAATAGttgtaattaatatattaacaccttaaaaaattattattttaaagaagaGGTGCCTTGAATTACACTTCATTAAGCcaaataaacatatattttaattattattatttttaattacttcCCTCTTATTCTCTCAATGTGTATGTATATCACCAATAGATTTTAAAGGAAATAACacattctaaattagtttttgcCACAAGAAGAATGTCCCGGACCATGTATGTATAAATAGACTAGTTGTATAGTATAAAATGCTAACcaggaaaaacaaaaacaaaaaagtaagtGAATTTTGTTGTTTTGTAACGTTTTTACTTTTTACAATTAATTATAATGTATATATCCTTTCAAGACTATTCCAAGGAAtgtgttttaataaaaaaaagttaatatatttttttattaaaaattataagattGTGTCTTGCCAAcacattttcttataatttgtacattaattttaatcattatttttgaataattttaaattccCAATGGTTTTAGTAATGAAAATGATACAATTAGTTATATACAACTTTTTGATGTAACAgttttaataagaaaaatataataaaaaataaatttataattaaattgatgtgaaaataattttttcacatGAAAAGTAATATGAAATGTATTAGAAGAAGCCCCTTGCTTTGCACATCAACGTAGTACAGGGATATATAAGTTgcaaatatattgtttttgttCATTGGGCTTATGGCGATTTACAGTCCAAAAAGCCCAACCCAATTAGTTTCATCACTCATTTGCGTCGTCACAGAACTCCGGTCTTCTTTTCTTGTTGGAAAAGTTTAAACCCTACATAGGCGCTGCATAAACCCCCCAACTACCTCAAACCCTTCACTCTCAGCGGCATTGGAATTCCAAGGTATATCGTTTTCCCATTTCCCTGGGATAATCTTGTTGCACAACCTAGCTCGAGTTCCTTTTCGGTCAGCTTGATTTTTCAATTCTATTTTCTCCCCATTCTTGAGAATTTTCATATCATTTGATTAATGTTTTCTAATTTCCCTTTCATTTCTTGTTTTTAAGCTTGTTGATCTTTGATCGTTTGGCTCTCTTTTCTTTCCTCTGATATCCGTGATTGTTCATgacatttttgttattttgcATTTCTGTTGAATTAGATAGAAAGATGAATATGAAGAACATGAAAATTCCAAATGTTCCAAGTGGTGGTGCGGCCTCTGCGCTGCTGAAGCTTGGGATTATCGGTGGAATTGGTGTGTATGCGGCTGCTAATAGTCTCTACAATGTTGAAGGAGGGCACCGAGCTATTGTTTTCAACCGGCTAGTTGGTATCAAAGACGAGGTTAGTGTTTCGCCATATTATATGAAATGAATTGAAAATTGTAATAGTTTGCTATTTACTGTATTATTTTCATGATAGTTAGTTTATTGCCTGGATATGACTTTTGCACTCCTTCTGTTGTGGATGATGTTATTCAAAAGAGCAATTTACCTTCTCATTTTAAGTGTTGGCAATGTTTAGGTTTAGTTCTGGTGTTGGTCATGAAATTGGTCTGTTGTTTAATATGCAGGTTTATCCCGAAGGGACTCATTTTGTAATTCCCTGGTTTGAGAGGCCAGTCATCTATGATGTCCGTGCTCGGCCTCATCTAGTTGAGAGTACATCTGGGAGTCGTGATCTACAGATGGTAAATACGTTTTGCTAATATTTGTGTGTTGGTGCAGAGATGTGGTTTTTGTATCAAATGCTTGCAACTATCATGTCCCCTTCCTACAAAAACAAATCTGATCTAGTTCGGATTGTATTCATGTAATTGAAATTCATTCTACTTTCCTATTGATTTGCAGTTGGAATTTTGACCCTTCATTCCTATTTTGATGGAGGTTTGCATGTATGGACGTTATCATGTCCTGTTAAATACATTTTTGTAACTGGAGCATACTGTAGTTAACCAAGTAACATTCTCACCTGAGATTTATTCCATTATGTTTGACCACTGACATGATTGCCACAATCATGAAACAACTATCATAACATTCTCACCTGAGATTTATTCCATTATGTTTGACCACTGACATGATTGCCACAATCATGAAACAACTATCATAACATTCTCACCTGAGATTTATTCCATTATGTTTGACCACTGACATGATTGCCACAATCATGAAACAACTATCATCAGTTTGTAAAATGTACATTCATTAgtttattttacttttctaGACATGCTATTTTTAATTTGGACTCCTATCTCTACTTCAATTGACTGGGGAAGCAATGTTTAAGGTTTTGCATGGATGCTGTTTGCAAGATTCTTTTTTGGTGCATTAAGTTAGTTACCTTGCTAAGTTCAAATTAtaagatttaataataatatggaTCTGTTGGTATATTGTTTCTTTTATCTAGTTGAATACATTCTAAACTAGTGGCTAGCATTGGGACTTGTAGAGAAAAATGGTAGAGTCATCTGTGATGGAATCACTGCATGTGTTGCTCAGCACAGAAACACAAACACACACATACATAGTGTGCCTTATCATTACATAGAGATGGGCTCAAGCTCATATATAAAATACATCTAACACTCTCAATCTGGAAAATATAAGTCATATGCACGAAGCTTGTTAGATATATAATCAATTCTAGGACCTACAATGATTTGGTAAAGACATCTACCAATTGATTATTGTAATCAACAAATTGAGTAGTAATGTTTCCAAATAAAATCTTTTTTTGGATTAAGTGACaagacaatcaatctcaatatgatTGATTCTGTCATAGAATGCTGGATTTGAGGCAATATAAAGGACAACTTGGTTATCACAAATGAGTGTCATCTGTGTAAAGTGAGACACTAATGATAAACATCTATCTCATTTTCATGTCAGCTTAACTTTAGAACCTGACAGGGGCCCCTAATCTTCAATTATGCAAACAGATTTTCACAATCTCCCATTGGtgttttaaagtaa includes:
- the LOC137835429 gene encoding fasciclin-like arabinogalactan protein 13 translates to MAFTSLILILFCSFCLILQAQAQAQAQAPAPSSGAVDLVAILQKGGQYTTLIRLLNDSQQLIQIQSQLKSNSQGFTLFAPTDNAFQNLKSGALNHLSDEQKVQLILYHVTPKYYSLADLLTVSNPVRTQASGSDGSWGLNFTGQGNQVNVSSGVVETQVNNALRQQFPLAVYQVDKVLLPEELFGEKSPAAPSPKSPKSSPETTTVGKAGGAPSPSGEGQKDNGAAERNMGFGVILGVGLICMGALS